caattttctatatacaaccacagtggcttgatgacaaaggctcatttaagtcacaataaaaaaattcaactagccaaaattatattttatacatacttgagcatgtatatcatcaatatataacattgccataaacataaaatgagttttgaaaaaaaacaaccctatactgtaatatgtttcatatcacagtatagggtatttatttttcaaatctcattttatgtttatggcaatgtattatattgatgatatacatgttcaagtatgtataaaatataattttggctagttgaatttttttattgtgactttaatgcgCCTTTGTCATCAATTCACTGTGTATACAACATTGTTTTGAGAGGTCATCAACTCACCAAActtaaacatattcaatattttaaaatgatatgggtaaatataaattatatagttGGACATACAATCCATGTTAAATGGTGAAATTCGTCGTCAAAGTGTTACAAAAAAGCCATCttctttcattatattattaaaggaagatataaaataaacttttattacatGACTGAACTTTTTTCATGCAAAGGCTGTGTTTatcgtattaaaataagaaattggTTTTGAAACGAAGGTATAATTTCTAACACTATCATTAGCTTTAttttccttattcaaaataagacCTGTTAGGTGAGAAAATGACCTAAATCCTACACTAACTGTGGGAGCGAGGacataattaattgaatattcATTCTGTTCTCTTATGCGGGGGTGGTTACGCCCCTTTTCTAAGATTTAATTTTGGGACCGCCCCTGGAACAGATTGGAGGCCAAATGGAATCTAGAAAATCAACTCCATTTTGGTCTTATTGTTTGGAATATCCTGAACCTCGCAATAATTCGCCACAGTTAGAAcgaaaacagtgaaaatatcaatgacTTTTTTAAACTATGGGAAGtaacttttgtattttaaaatgtcgaCCTAAAGGTTACATTTTACTAAGTACTTTTGAGTTTTGATAACATCACGCCCAGTAACCTCCAATAACAAGTACAGAAGATAGACTTTTGGTCTAGTTTTAAGTGACAatctttttttaactaaattataaGTATGTCTAGGACTAATTCGAACTTAtaaccggggatagcgggggaaatgggccgtgtttttaccttccaggtggctccgcagtgccgagtgaatgcggtggttttgttttcacgccaaaaatagcagggaatggACCTTATCTAGGTATCccggggtgtgggggcatttggcggggatttcaTCAACagttttacccgggattggctggaccgaaattcagagtccccgctattccccggacctgggggcgtggtaacaattgactggtgcataaccacAAATAAATATGGCTTCAAGCTTTAGTCTGAAGGTTTAACTGCAGCGTACATGTagttatatgttattttttttatctgacattgtaaaccaaCCCATCCGATGTTTTCGAAGGAAGCTGGCCAAGGTGATCCGATTGGCCAGTAACACATCGCCAGGGTCACAATGAGTGAGATAAATACTTGTGTCATAACTATAACATGGGGTGGTGGGGCACCATaataatgtcataaataaaGTAACTGAATTATTTGGTGTGGCATGATTTTTGCTTTCttattcatcagaggtttgataatgatatatCAATGTTACACCCCTTATTCCCCATTTTAGTTATACAGAAATACAAGCCCTCTCTGTGGTACGCATGGCATCACGACTCTggcacagttacttggtatttggactgcatgTTTGGCCAGTCGAGTTACCTGATTCGAGCGattggtccctagggtgatctctttgactgagaatcataaaaaaaatgtgttttagtatttttacatattaaatattttaaaatttcaaacaatctttatcattcacgaACGATACAGATtgtatgaaaatttaaaattcttaatatgtaaaaataaacgaccaaaagtggattatttgtttattaggTGTATCATAGAGTGctaaaaagacattttttataattctcagtccaagaaatcaccctagggaccaaatcgctcgattcaggtagctcgactggccaaaaatgtTGTCctaataccaagtaactgtggagtctggtgaacgagaatgtgtttgttttgtttgtaactTAGCTTACTGGCGTGTGAATTTGTGCACCTGAAGTGTTGGTTCCATATGGAAATACAGAGATGTCCCTGTGTAAACCAATTATCCTTCTCAGACAGCAAGtatcaatattgaattatttatacaagCCAAATCCgatatacaattaattttaattaatatttggGTTTAGAGGAGTACATTTCGTAACGTTGAGAAGATGAGCAGAAGAATTATGGGTGGCAATAGTCTCAGACCCGGTTCATACACATTTACAAGATTTATATTGATAGTTCCAGATTAAAATGTTACAAGTATCTGCTCTTGTTAAGggctattttttaaacttattcgTTGTGTTTTCTAAGCCATCACGATTCAAACACAACCTGGCGCCAACATCACGAAAGTActtcaaatctcaatctcaactcattttaacacataaaagcatagtatttcttaaaatcttgcatgtttttatactttttgaaaacgtattttctcatagaatgtgttattgaaagattttgacaatatttcaaagaaatcataTTCTAagcaaaaatatacttgagtaattgttaaaaggcaGCTAATtatactcaagtacatttttggctgtagaatattttccattggaatctagaccaaaggtttcaatcaacatattcaatgacagaatgttgttaaaaattgtgtaaaaacatatatttgtttcaataaatgttgattttatatggtatatgagttgagattgagtttgagatttgacttaaataTTTTCGTACACACATGATAAATCTACAACAATCCGCCATTTCTAATGATCCTTTTATGCGCACCGTTACTATATATAGAGAGGAATACCcccatgaaaataaaaaataagaatcatttAAGGACGAAATTTTTAAGACGAAGAAATAAATTGACCAAattctttgtcagcagtctaagttgtatattgaataagGATTTAGGAAAAAATCGTACATAagttaaaaattgtaaacaacgatattttcttaaaaaataactaagaagtatattgaatacggcccctggtgACTAACAAGGATCATGTTTTCCAactattatgaaaatgatttttttttttacttgatttcgaaccaatttctcaaaaatactCTCTTGGATGAATTTCAACCGATGGTCATTGTCCCTTATCATAATATTAAAGCAACGGTGTGAGGTTTATTTTCTCTTAATggctttatcatttttttaacttaaatataaaaatctgcgatctaattctttgtcagcagtcttatataactggtttcaatggattatcgcaaaaattggctcgttccagaacaatttttttttgtcaaaacgtttaatctgtgagagtgcagctttaaaccataaaacattattttttgaatggaaatgtgaaaatctgcGCTATGATCTTTTGCCagcaatgttttatcattggtttgtagatatttacgcaaaaaatgctctttccaagacaaaaaaaatcaaaatttgtaaaaacggtatatctgtgagagtgcagctttaacagttcACGGCATTGATCCGTGGATGCGCTTCTATCGCAACTTTGATCCATGGCTACAGCGACTGGAtgctttaataaatgttttggccGGATTATAAAAgaacagggtgctacagaagaGGGTTCGGATGATGTTCGCTCAATTCGTCAATATATGGCTGAGGCGACtaatagtccaaataattgtacgttgacggattttttttacgatttttgatatggcaaatccttcagggattggaagaatcccgtttAACATGTCTTTTATTTTAGACTAAGGCGACTAATTCATTCAACTAGGCGTATAGccatgcatatttaaaaaataatagggTATCGGACTGTGAAGAAAATTATAAAGTTTGCAAGAAACGTTAGGAATGGTGTTAAGTTGAATGAatataaagtttcattataaACATCCCTAGTTTTTTATATGGTATACATgaactgtgttgtttgtggagttttgtgatattgtttcatgtttctggtttggaattgtttggttttgtgttccatgtctttggcgtttaccctgtgccattaaacatgGTTTTAAGTTATGTTTAAACGCTCGACTACTAaacttatttatgtattttttcatataaatattcaaatgccaaatatgtaaatttgtatgtatttgtaaacatattataactattaaccaaacacaggaaatatttgacagtctaTATTATTTCATTCTAGGAAGGCAGCAGGGTAcccatgttggtctccatgagggcagaagggtgcttccAAAAATGACAGTGTGCATCACCCTCCTATTATTCTTTAGCTAAACCCTTATATACatctgtataaaaatattaaatgttcagTTTTCCTATAGATACAGCAACACGTAATAATGCTTACACGgtaaataaaacgaaaataccACAAATGAAATTAACCAGAATCACCCTCCCATAACTCTTAGGTAAAACCTTATATACCGtctgtataaaaatattaaaagttcaGTATTTTTATAGACACAGCAACACGTAATAATGCTTACCGGTAAATAAAACGAAAGCACTACAAATGAAATTAACCGGCATCACCCTCCCATAATTCTTTAATAGCTAAAACCTTATATACatctgtataaaaatattaaaagttaagtATTTTAATAGACACAGCAACACGTAATAATGCTTACCCGGTAAATTAAACGAAAGCACCACAAATAAAATTAACCGGCAATGCCCGCTCATGATGATGGGCCACCATTGGGAGACAACGTCAACGTCAACTCCATTAGATGAACGTCTTTTGCGTGTAAATGTCTTCAGTATTTGTGCATGGACTATATATACACCTCGCGGTTTCCACGTTAATATGCGTTTGATAAGTCACACGAATGAGAATTATACCCACACgcaatagaaaaaaataaatgccaCAAATGTCATTCAAAGTATATGATAATAACTTTTAACTTCGTATTATAGTCTTTTTAACCTCTTTCCATGTTAactattttcattaattaaaattgccAGATCGAATTTCGGTTCAAATTAATGCcacttttaaacacatttaaaaaaagtttccCGACATGTCAAGATACCTTTTAACGTTCAATGTGTCACTACTAACAGAATAATATCATATAGCGGACCCTGAACAGGAGGCGGATACATTGGGCGCTCGGGCGACTCGGATCCGCCGTGTTCTGATCAATGTTTCCATTCAGGGAAAGCTGTCGGCTATGATTATCTTTATTTACATCCATGTCAATTACGATCTCTTTTCAACTAAACAGACTGAGAAAACAAGGGCATTTTAACACTTCTCGACCTATTTCATTCATTACTATAGAGAATTGGTCGTAATATAGGCATATCGACCATAAAGCATCGCTTGACGCATCTGATAATTCCAAAGCTTTTAAGAACGTCATCATAACTTATTGGATCAACCCGGTTTCATAATCTATGACAAACATATTGTCATAAATAAAAGTactttaaacacattatttaaacatatgtgcATAGactttaaaattgtattgatgTTCCTGCAAAAGTACGTCATGCAGCTGCGATGTTTTGGTATACATACAGTCCTGATGTATTGTCGTTTATGATGGATATTTcctgtttaatatttgttcatgcTTAAACTAATTGTTTGTGAACAAACAGCATTTTAGAATCCAAATAAGGGCGAGCATTTTAAGTACAATGTAAAGTCACGTTCACTACAGACAACCTTATTTTTCAGGAAATGTTCACTATGCGATAGTGTCAAAACGATCTATAAAGGgccattaatgtttttataaattagtgatattcaattaaatatgaTCGAAATGCTCTGAGGTGGTCAAACAGGTCTCATTAAACAGACAAGGACGATTCTGGTTGAAGTAATCAGTCCGAGATGGGCAGTTTCGTATAGCGAGCTATGTAGCCTTTCCACTACTATTTTGAAATAAGCCTAAGGTCAATTTTGAAATGACGATGCTCAGGGCTCATCGTACAACGGTAGacaattgtatgtatgtatttcttttagaccttgcggtcaaggataacccgtgaaagtgcaagcacttatttccaacggggtcctttgtttttgctgaagggacatcACGCAGAAGAGACAGTGGCatgatacaaggaagtccgggtgcgataccatAGCTCTGTTTcaaagagaccccttggttcttttacgtgctctgtgtaaagcaccgatacacggggtacaactttccggggttaaaccagtactgagtacaccatttttccaagcactaccgattaaatgccaagcgccaggcaagggagctacttgtaccaacctTTAACGTATTTCGGTAGGACGCGgtcagggatcgaacccacgacctcccgctccgtaggcggacgccttcaCCACtgggccacggagacggtttaCGTTGGTCGGAAAATTTAGCGGACTGCCAATTGCTATCCGCAGCCAATGTTACAACATGTACTTACTGCCAATTTACCGCcggtaaaatatatacatgggTAAACTTGTCTATACAATTGGCTATCGGTTGAAATCTCAACCACGACCCATCGTTCTGCAGGCGGACACTACACGACTGTGTGGCTTTATACGACCATACCCCCAGCAGAGCTTTTACAAAATTGTCTTCTtacggttgtaagcggaccgtgcacgagaatttcgagtaatcccactagccgatacatggtatttagaaaggccatgataataatctaatgtttatctttcggaaaatatttctatttatctattAAACTTTTGAAGAAAACTCGTAATGTATCTATTACATAAACCGGCTCGCTAATAACGAAACAGTGTTTCAAAAACctctatatgtacatgtacatactattaTCTGTCtaagaatatacatgtagaaaccATCATGCCGCGATACGCACCGCATACGACTCCGGCAAACCACttaattatcaaacaaatatgttatGTCGATTTTGAAGTAAAGGAAAGATGCACAGTTTAAGACGACAATTTAGTATTTACAAACAGATACATATCGGGAAGAATTTCGTCCAGATTCCAAAACCCCTCATTTCCATTATACGTTCAAGACAAGCAcaaacttatttgaaaaaagaaaaaaaatggcttATGGTTAAAACCGTCAACGGACCAAGGGCTATGTTCTCGAAAATTCGGAGATGAAATAGTATTTTGAAATCCCGCGTAACTCATGTTCCGtctaatttaaaaatatgacaggTTTCCACATCTGAAAAATAAGGCGTTATGTTAATAGTGGTAAGTAACCTTCCTTGCAATATTCACAAAAATTAATATCTTACACCAACTGCTACTTCCTTTTCCGGTGTAAACCCAACAAACCTGGTACATATTGGCATTACTTACAAATATTCGACTACATCCTCAGTCGTTgtgtacaatttcaatattaaatttaatactCAGTATCCTTATACTTTCTTTTAACTGATTAACCTCAGAGTGACTTTAGAATATTGGTTGTTAATAGTATACACAtatgattattaaaaacattttaagtgatGCTAAATTGTGGTCAGAAAACTGACTTAAACATCTCGGTCACTTGAAATTAAAGCCTTCTTAGCACGTCGTAGCACGTCGTAGTTAGTCTTTTTTGTTGCTGATCTTAAGAAAGAATTATTTCATGTTTAGGCTAAATGTCAACTTGATttatagtctaaaataatagacgtgttatacgggattcttccaatccctaacgtctaaacgggaatgtgcaaaaaacgggggtgttttaaaaatattgaaattgttttaagtgaagtattttatggttgaaattgaacataaagagttaaattcatattttaccatgtaagtgaaatgttattttgcactaaacaagcatttaatgcattaaaacaagttgtttacctctccaataaaacgaaagttgactgacacaaataacaattatgcgaaggggaacaactcgatacaatcgtaataactcggcctcctccgacaaaccttcgagatagaccttgttATACactcgtaacaactcggccatgtccgaaatgttccgagcgatttaaaactgtgccctgaagccttgcaggtgcccttcatgtatatatcgttatgttttgacagaatgaaatgaagaaaagccgtcaaactcataattataagttggatatttttttgtgtgcgtacggaactaatataaaataacattatctggtaatatttcttgtttttatgatattttatagacgctatatgctttaacccggaatcctgatcggaacaactacccacttttgatactaaacaatttgtacgtgaaggatttgccatatcaaaaatctaaaaaaaaatccgtcaacgtacaattatttggactacttgATTTAATGATCATAATTGACATTTAACTAGCAAGTCTCAAGTCCTTAAATCGTACCAAAACATTCTGCCTTAGAATATTTAAGCCATATAagaatttaaataacaattttgcaaaccatTTCACTACTGCAAGTGTTTGTCTGCATTTGGAACTTTTTTCAGGCTGTCCGTAGATAACAAGTAACTGTTGTTTAAACAAACATCTATCTTTCAGGGCCACCAACATGAAGTTCAACAAAATGACGTCCTCTTCACGGAGGAAGAACAGGTTGCGCCATTTCAACGCACCCTCACATATCCGTAGGAAGCTCATGAGCTCTCCACTGTCTAAGGAGCTTAAACAAAAGTACAACGTCAGATCTATTCCCATCAGGAAAGATGATGAAGTACAGGTAATTGACGGTGATGTGTGATTATGTTGTAGATCtgcacattatttatgaatttacTTATCTACTGTAAATCAACATGTTGAacaatatgtacatttatagCATATATTTGGGGAATTTGCATATGGGTCAtccttatgcaccagtcaattgtaaccattgCCCCCCAAGGTCCagaggtataccggggatatCCAGGGAagtgggccatgtttttaccttcccaagggccccgcagtgccgggtgaatgtggtggttttgtattcACGCCAAATAAAGTgggggaatgtgccttacttaagggtccctggggtgcgggggcatttgatGGGGATTTTGCCATCAGTTCGTCTCTGCAGGGCGGAGGTTTTACCTGGGATTAGCTGGCTGTTGAATGCTTAGAAAAATGTCAATGATATTTGATGACTGACCTGATCGCTCAGTGGTAGAGCCTGCTTTGGAAGTGAAAGGTCAACCCCAGAATGTgtcatgttttacaaaataatttggttAAACCCTTGAAATCTATTTCCCATGTATAGATGCTTTACAATGGGCTAGTAAAAGAACTAAGGTTTGTTAGTGGTCACCatgctggacaagtgggttttttcTGGGTACTCCCatttttccccacaacacaagaccacactattgcgcaacatcgtgccaacgagagggACTTTGTATAAGCTATCACAGCTTTCTTCACAagtgttgtaaaatatataacgtttaaactaaAAGAACTAAGGGTTCTCTTCTAGAAGAGCTAGGGTATGGCACCTGATCTCCTTATATCTCCTACTATTTCTTCAACTCCGCCAGTGTCTAAATGTGAATTgcagtcacttctatctcatgtagctcatggcatttaaacacactATGCTGTGTTTGCAGGATCGAGTCATATTGCACCAAATGGGCTACTTATCTGAAGTCTTATACATTCAGTGCTTATTTGTTTACTGAAAGTTACTTTCTTTTGTAATAGTATTTTCTAAGTGATGTCAAAATAGTGTGTCTTATCCGAGTTTCAATTTTAGGTTGTCCGTGGTCATTACAAAGGACAGCAAGTTGGAAAAGTTGTCTCCTGCTACCGAAAgaagtttgtcatttatattGAAAGAATAC
The Mya arenaria isolate MELC-2E11 chromosome 12, ASM2691426v1 DNA segment above includes these coding regions:
- the LOC128210335 gene encoding 60S ribosomal protein L26-like, which gives rise to MKFNKMTSSSRRKNRLRHFNAPSHIRRKLMSSPLSKELKQKYNVRSIPIRKDDEVQVVRGHYKGQQVGKVVSCYRKKFVIYIERIQREKANGASVNVGIHPSKVVIVKLKMDKDRKKILERKAKARQSADKGKHTEETIMETS